The sequence CTACAGACAGGATACGCCCGTGCAGCCGGACATTTCCGTAAAGCACCTCAGCAAGGTCTATGGCGACGGTTTCCAGGCATTGAAGGACATCAATCTGGAGATCAACCGCGGTGAGATCTTTGCCCTGCTCGGCCCGAACGGAGCCGGCAAAACGACCCTGATCAGTATTATCTGCGGCATCGTGAACCTCTCCGAGGGCGAAGTGAAAGCCGCTGGCCATGACATTGTGCGCGAGTATCGCAAGGCCCGGCAGTCAATTGGCCTGGTGCCGCAGGAACTGAATACGGACTCCTTCGAGACAGTCTGGGACGCGGTTTCCTTCAGCCGTGGCCTGTTTGGGAAGGCACCCAAGCCGACTCATATCGAGAAGGTACTGAAAGACCTGTCGCTCTGGGATAAGCGCAACAACCGCATCATGTCACTTTCCGGCGGCATGAAGCGCCGGGTGATGATTGCCAAGGCACTTTCCCACGAACCCCAGATTCTTTTCCTTGATGAACCAACCGCTGGCGTCGACGTGGAACTGCGCCGGGACATGTGGGAAATGGTTCGCAAACTCCGGGAGAACGGCGTCACCATCATTCTTACCACGCACTACATCGAGGAAGCTGAGGAAATGGCCGACAGGATCGGCGTGATCCGCGACGGTGAAATCATCCTCGTGGAGGAAAAAGACCGCCTGATGAGTAAGCTCGGCAAGAAAGAACTGCGACTGCAATTGCAGAGCAAGCTCGACGGCATGCCGGGCGAATTGACGCTGGAGCCCATTGAGCTCTCAGACGACGGTTACGAGCTGATTTACACCTTCGATTCCCAGCAGGAGCAGGCAGGCGTCGCACGCTTGCTGCGCACCCTGGGTGACCTGGGTATCGAGTACCGGGATCTTCAGACCCGGGAAAGCTCCCTGGAAGAGATCTTTGTCGGCCTCGTGCACGAATAGCCACGACCGATTCACTGGAGAAAGGCATGAACCTCTACGGCGTCCGCGCAATCTACAACTTTGAAATGGCCC is a genomic window of Marinobacter sp. F4206 containing:
- a CDS encoding ABC transporter ATP-binding protein; the protein is MQPDISVKHLSKVYGDGFQALKDINLEINRGEIFALLGPNGAGKTTLISIICGIVNLSEGEVKAAGHDIVREYRKARQSIGLVPQELNTDSFETVWDAVSFSRGLFGKAPKPTHIEKVLKDLSLWDKRNNRIMSLSGGMKRRVMIAKALSHEPQILFLDEPTAGVDVELRRDMWEMVRKLRENGVTIILTTHYIEEAEEMADRIGVIRDGEIILVEEKDRLMSKLGKKELRLQLQSKLDGMPGELTLEPIELSDDGYELIYTFDSQQEQAGVARLLRTLGDLGIEYRDLQTRESSLEEIFVGLVHE